From Micromonospora carbonacea:
CGGCGCGGACGCCCTCACGGTGGCCCTGCTGCACGACGGCGAGCTGGTCGCGCGGCTGCCCGCCGAGCCGCACGATCGACCCGTCCGCGCGGTGGTGAGCCCCTCCGGCGGGCTGCGTACGCTGACGGGCGACTCCGTGTCGGTCCGGGCACTTCCGCTGGACGAACCCGGGTCCGATGACGCACCATTGGCACTCGAATGAGTCGAGTGCCAACCGGCCGTGCCAGATCCGGAGGAGACCGTGCCCACGTACCAGTACGCCTGCACCGAGTGCGGCCAGCAGCTCGAGGCGGTGCAGTCCTTCTCTGACGAGCCGCTGACCGAGTGCCCGGCGTGTGCGGGGCGGCTGCGCAAGGTTTTCAACTCCGTCGGCATCGTCTTCAAGGGCTCGGGCTTCTACCGCACCGACTCCCGCTCCGGCTCGGACGCGGCCAAGAACGGCGGCAAGCCGGCCGCCTCGGAGTCGTCCTCCGGCGGCGACTCCGGCTCGTCGAGCGCCTCGGGCGGCTCGTCCGCCGGCTCCTCGGCGTCGTCG
This genomic window contains:
- a CDS encoding FmdB family zinc ribbon protein yields the protein MPDPEETVPTYQYACTECGQQLEAVQSFSDEPLTECPACAGRLRKVFNSVGIVFKGSGFYRTDSRSGSDAAKNGGKPAASESSSGGDSGSSSASGGSSAGSSASSGSSGSSGSPSGSSSGSSGSSGSSGSSSSSGTAKAPAASTS